In a genomic window of Dyadobacter fermentans DSM 18053:
- a CDS encoding tetratricopeptide repeat protein, giving the protein MENHEIDLSQSLNNEGVILFLNGQIEEAIAKYRQAIAAEPDNASAHNNLGFALAQQGDFEQASEHYRLSLELDPENDNTWLNLGNLKMMSGDYSGARDLFENALNITRDIANVWESYAKLMTISDDPSAAVNAWQQALRIHPHSPDYHLELGIALIADGKHSQAIYHLQEVLYQDQENIRANLSLGIVHLIQQNYGLSQQFLKKVLGIEPENSSARYHLAMNYLSTHNEPLAIQELERILIMYPNDLTTMSDLAVVYLATDQAGRARALIDKCLKLNPEHPKAAYYNALIDHIEKRFQESHRKLSNLVTQNPPVYGAKAKQYLDTYFSTF; this is encoded by the coding sequence ATGGAAAATCACGAAATTGATTTAAGCCAAAGCCTGAACAATGAAGGCGTTATCCTTTTTTTAAACGGGCAAATAGAAGAAGCAATTGCCAAATATCGGCAGGCCATTGCCGCGGAGCCCGACAATGCGTCTGCCCACAATAACCTGGGTTTTGCATTGGCGCAACAAGGCGATTTCGAACAGGCTTCGGAACACTATCGCTTATCGCTCGAACTCGACCCGGAAAATGATAATACATGGCTTAATCTGGGAAATTTAAAAATGATGTCCGGCGATTATTCCGGGGCCAGGGATTTATTTGAAAATGCATTAAATATCACCCGTGACATTGCAAATGTTTGGGAAAGTTATGCCAAACTGATGACAATTTCCGACGACCCTTCTGCGGCTGTAAATGCCTGGCAGCAAGCGTTGCGCATTCATCCGCACTCCCCGGATTACCATCTCGAATTGGGAATTGCACTCATCGCCGATGGCAAACATTCGCAGGCGATTTATCATTTGCAGGAAGTTTTGTATCAGGATCAGGAAAATATACGGGCTAACCTGAGCCTCGGTATCGTCCATCTAATTCAGCAGAATTATGGTTTGTCGCAGCAATTTCTCAAAAAGGTTTTAGGAATTGAGCCGGAAAACTCATCGGCGCGGTACCATTTGGCCATGAACTATTTATCGACCCATAACGAACCGCTGGCGATCCAGGAATTGGAAAGGATTCTGATCATGTATCCCAATGACCTCACCACGATGTCGGACCTCGCGGTGGTTTACCTCGCCACCGACCAGGCCGGGCGGGCCAGGGCGCTCATTGACAAATGCCTCAAATTAAACCCCGAACACCCCAAAGCCGCCTATTACAACGCATTGATCGATCATATCGAAAAGCGCTTTCAGGAATCGCACCGGAAGCTGAGCAACCTGGTTACGCAAAACCCGCCGGTTTACGGAGCAAAAGCAAAGCAATACCTGGATACGTATTTTTCAACTTTTTAA
- a CDS encoding eCIS core domain-containing protein, whose amino-acid sequence MKTAEKSSAHSLVQRSQHPFFSKRGEDSFFAPSGTPLQPKVEIGQPDDPYEREADAMAEQIVQKKEAEPGQKDKQKLQAKPVAESITPIVRRKRTEEEEHTAPQGFENQLNNSKGGGSPMPESVKSEMESGFGHDFSDVRLHTGSNAVQMSRNMQAQAFTHGNDIYFNENKYNPGSRDGKRLLAHELTHTVQQGGGVQKKIIQKAGNQSGGSDKSSDPDIYDGNEGLINARDFKVKIPQLQIPRFKSRYTPAPLIIPKTLTARVNQRDIWIKAVDKSNFATKVNEKLQAEQAPNDIVKNGANIYYLKATRTKSFVAGTKEQIADQLTIPAWTQSGEGAQFDVDHRLELQLGGDNSIDNLWLMDASANRSSGAKINNELNAKIGSILTAAKTKLGAKAPDSAESVRKGGKYEIEASTLSPNLPTVGDSSKNYELDQIQNKVSQLQGLKVLNKNQITAEGFIQAGDIKHILLLSKPSGGTSKKIPWASSDTTKTVNLPLGRGKQFEITSITYTPGAGGSMLITAFKNNDEKNLIQPVTFPNIPITESPLVSYGGVINSGSVIRSMRMELKGMSPITLNEGEFDLEQGFMARGQVNPTLPFLKPGSGIDIVFDGRGVSLEKTFNSGEISLPSPFKVSNCSLTVSVGTGGYSFEGGVDFGIDKVGKGSVRGGLYNNKVAIDGHFEFDPKLFNNARVDVRYRDEKLEVTGTIEIPKNKVTGIKKATATVNYAEGVLTANGNAELDIKGLDKGSMNLRYDGKELTIGGSFELSKDIPRIKSGSVSASVTAKEGAYAISASGTAVPDIPGIDSTISINYADGALTVEGSVTYEKGIAKGNVRMGATNRAVGPDGVPSGKPGDKWTIYGEGSLTLRLTPWLQATAGVKFSPTGELSVSGKIGLPGAVNVFDRKDFNKNLFHFPTLEIPLLAIPVGPRSIGLVATIGGGVDFNAGFGPGKLEELFAEVNYTVGQEDSLSLHGRGKFVVPADATIRIFGRAGIGLSIGIARVTGNIELGAAVGIKGAAEAEVDVNWDPVNGISLQAVGRVYVEPVLKFDVNLVLEAVLDLYFYELRKEWKKNLAQKEFGSGMRFGLEFPVKYKEGEPFNISADDIRVIQPDLDISTIVGRFKDELF is encoded by the coding sequence TTGAAAACAGCAGAAAAATCATCGGCCCATTCGCTCGTACAGCGCAGCCAGCACCCCTTTTTCAGCAAAAGAGGTGAGGACAGTTTTTTTGCACCCAGCGGCACGCCCCTGCAACCGAAAGTGGAAATCGGCCAGCCCGACGATCCTTACGAACGCGAAGCCGATGCAATGGCCGAACAGATCGTCCAGAAAAAAGAAGCCGAGCCGGGCCAGAAGGACAAGCAAAAGCTGCAAGCAAAGCCCGTCGCCGAAAGCATTACACCGATTGTCCGCAGAAAACGGACCGAAGAAGAGGAGCATACCGCCCCACAGGGTTTTGAAAACCAACTAAATAATTCCAAAGGCGGCGGATCTCCAATGCCCGAATCGGTGAAGTCGGAAATGGAATCGGGCTTCGGACATGATTTCAGCGATGTGCGCCTGCACACCGGCTCGAATGCCGTGCAGATGAGCAGGAACATGCAGGCGCAGGCGTTCACACACGGAAACGACATTTATTTTAACGAAAACAAATACAACCCCGGGTCGCGCGACGGCAAAAGACTGCTCGCCCACGAACTCACGCATACCGTGCAGCAGGGCGGAGGCGTGCAGAAAAAGATAATACAAAAGGCCGGGAACCAGTCCGGCGGAAGCGATAAAAGCTCCGACCCGGACATTTACGACGGCAATGAAGGGCTGATCAACGCCCGTGATTTCAAGGTCAAAATCCCGCAACTTCAAATTCCGCGATTTAAAAGCCGGTACACGCCTGCTCCGCTCATTATTCCCAAGACTTTGACGGCGCGGGTCAACCAGCGGGACATTTGGATCAAGGCCGTGGACAAGTCCAATTTCGCGACGAAAGTCAATGAGAAACTGCAAGCGGAGCAGGCGCCCAACGATATCGTCAAGAACGGCGCCAACATCTACTATCTGAAAGCGACGCGGACCAAAAGTTTTGTCGCGGGTACCAAAGAGCAAATCGCCGACCAGCTGACCATACCCGCGTGGACGCAAAGCGGAGAAGGCGCCCAGTTCGACGTCGACCACCGCCTGGAACTGCAACTCGGCGGCGACAACAGCATCGACAACTTGTGGTTAATGGACGCCTCCGCGAACCGGAGTTCCGGCGCGAAGATCAATAATGAGCTGAATGCCAAAATCGGCAGCATTCTCACAGCCGCCAAAACCAAACTGGGCGCCAAAGCACCCGACAGTGCGGAAAGCGTCCGCAAGGGAGGAAAATACGAGATCGAGGCGAGCACGCTTTCCCCTAACCTGCCGACGGTCGGCGATTCCTCCAAAAACTACGAACTGGACCAGATCCAGAACAAAGTGTCGCAGTTGCAGGGTTTGAAGGTTTTGAATAAGAACCAAATTACGGCCGAGGGTTTCATCCAGGCAGGCGATATCAAGCATATTCTCCTGCTGTCGAAGCCCTCCGGCGGGACGAGCAAAAAGATCCCCTGGGCGTCGTCGGACACCACCAAAACGGTGAACCTGCCGCTCGGCCGCGGAAAGCAGTTTGAGATCACGAGCATTACCTACACGCCCGGCGCGGGCGGTTCGATGCTGATCACGGCATTCAAAAACAATGATGAAAAAAACCTGATCCAACCCGTCACGTTTCCCAACATCCCGATCACCGAATCGCCGTTGGTGAGCTACGGCGGCGTCATCAACTCCGGCAGCGTGATCCGCTCCATGCGGATGGAACTGAAAGGAATGAGCCCCATAACACTCAACGAAGGGGAGTTTGATCTCGAACAGGGGTTTATGGCGCGGGGACAGGTGAACCCCACGCTTCCGTTCCTCAAACCCGGCTCGGGGATCGACATTGTGTTCGACGGAAGAGGCGTTTCGCTCGAAAAAACATTCAATTCGGGTGAAATCAGCCTGCCTTCTCCCTTCAAGGTCAGCAATTGCAGCCTGACGGTGAGCGTAGGCACAGGCGGTTATTCGTTCGAAGGCGGGGTCGATTTCGGGATTGATAAAGTGGGCAAAGGCAGCGTCCGGGGAGGGCTTTACAACAACAAGGTCGCCATTGACGGTCACTTCGAGTTTGACCCTAAACTGTTCAACAATGCGCGCGTGGATGTGCGGTACCGGGACGAAAAACTGGAAGTAACCGGAACCATCGAAATCCCTAAAAACAAGGTTACCGGCATTAAAAAAGCCACCGCGACGGTGAACTACGCGGAAGGCGTGCTGACCGCGAACGGCAATGCCGAACTCGACATCAAAGGCCTCGACAAAGGCTCGATGAATCTCCGCTACGACGGCAAGGAGCTCACGATCGGCGGCAGTTTTGAGCTCAGCAAGGACATTCCACGCATCAAAAGCGGCTCAGTGTCGGCGTCGGTCACGGCCAAGGAAGGCGCCTATGCGATCTCCGCATCGGGCACGGCGGTGCCGGACATTCCGGGCATCGATTCTACCATTTCTATCAACTATGCCGACGGCGCCCTGACGGTCGAAGGCTCGGTAACCTACGAAAAAGGCATTGCGAAAGGCAACGTCAGAATGGGCGCGACCAACCGGGCGGTAGGGCCCGATGGCGTTCCGTCCGGCAAACCCGGCGACAAGTGGACGATCTACGGCGAAGGCTCACTCACGCTCCGGCTGACCCCCTGGCTGCAAGCCACCGCCGGCGTGAAATTTTCGCCGACCGGAGAGCTTTCCGTTTCCGGAAAAATCGGGCTGCCCGGAGCAGTAAATGTGTTCGACAGGAAGGATTTTAATAAAAACCTCTTCCATTTCCCTACCCTCGAAATCCCGCTGCTGGCGATCCCGGTCGGCCCGCGGAGTATCGGGCTGGTAGCGACCATCGGCGGCGGTGTGGACTTCAATGCGGGCTTCGGACCGGGCAAGCTGGAAGAGCTTTTTGCGGAAGTGAACTACACGGTGGGCCAGGAAGATAGCCTGTCGCTGCACGGTCGTGGCAAATTCGTGGTGCCTGCCGACGCCACCATCCGCATCTTCGGCCGCGCGGGCATTGGCCTGAGCATCGGCATCGCGCGGGTAACGGGTAATATCGAGCTCGGCGCGGCGGTGGGCATTAAAGGTGCCGCGGAGGCGGAAGTAGATGTGAATTGGGACCCTGTAAACGGCATTTCGCTGCAAGCGGTGGGCCGGGTGTATGTGGAGCCGGTTTTGAAATTCGATGTAAACCTGGTGCTCGAAGCAGTACTCGACCTGTATTTCTACGAATTGCGTAAAGAATGGAAAAAGAATCTCGCTCAAAAGGAATTCGGTTCGGGAATGCGTTTCGGGCTTGAATTCCCTGTCAAATACAAGGAAGGCGAGCCGTTTAATATTTCCGCGGATGATATTAGAGTCATCCAGCCCGATCTCGATATCAGCACCATCGTAGGCCGGTTTAAAGACGAACTATTCTGA
- a CDS encoding contractile injection system tape measure protein, with translation MHIIQKNIIELELPAHEDGFAWQERMARLCEEKMNALLDALFERIDTGNATIEIAEIRIDLGAIQGNNFEKAFLEAAKTAIVRELGIQMAEKSQEFHINSGSPEGMQHPDIRLFAYFLGHGVFPWWSGVRSVGEIEERITRYLATADREYARSIFAGVFKPESAKRRFIRQFSAPFQVDFLQYFNANYTAAFQFLHAVFSEINLMTFQVKTVEEIAETVKIRLHEAVLADQKIDLNTLILNIYADTNIAGLTRAKGTPAAGHTLPEKVINAIEAASSQYSNAAPNLDLEFLKEHITNHVPASSDQTQKAAANAAEVDGIYIGNAGLVLLAPFLSEYLKACGAIENDELTDPDLAVHAIQYLATGQQCTTENELVLNKILCGIPLEAEVLREVELPEAIRNEADKLMEAVIFYWDVLKDTSIAGLQNSFLQRGGKISVHDDGDWLLQVEQAGYDLLLAHLPWTYSIIKLPVMTKTLWVEWA, from the coding sequence ATGCATATCATTCAAAAAAACATCATTGAATTGGAGCTGCCGGCGCATGAGGATGGCTTTGCCTGGCAGGAACGGATGGCGCGGCTTTGCGAGGAGAAAATGAATGCGCTGCTCGACGCATTGTTCGAAAGGATCGATACCGGCAATGCGACGATCGAAATAGCGGAGATCAGGATTGACCTCGGTGCGATCCAGGGCAACAATTTTGAAAAAGCATTCCTGGAAGCAGCGAAAACCGCGATTGTGAGGGAACTGGGCATTCAAATGGCTGAAAAATCGCAGGAGTTTCATATTAATTCCGGCAGCCCGGAAGGTATGCAACATCCTGACATCCGGCTGTTTGCCTACTTTCTCGGTCACGGAGTTTTCCCCTGGTGGTCGGGCGTGCGGTCGGTGGGTGAAATTGAAGAGCGCATTACCCGGTACCTGGCCACGGCGGACCGGGAATATGCCAGAAGCATATTTGCGGGTGTATTCAAACCGGAATCTGCCAAACGCCGGTTTATCCGCCAGTTCTCTGCGCCGTTTCAAGTGGATTTTTTGCAGTATTTCAATGCAAACTATACGGCTGCATTTCAGTTTCTGCATGCGGTTTTTTCGGAAATCAACCTGATGACTTTTCAGGTGAAAACGGTGGAAGAAATAGCTGAAACCGTCAAGATCAGGTTGCACGAGGCGGTATTAGCAGATCAGAAAATCGATTTAAATACTTTAATATTAAACATTTACGCGGACACGAATATCGCCGGCTTAACGCGCGCCAAGGGCACGCCGGCTGCGGGGCATACCCTGCCTGAGAAAGTGATCAACGCAATCGAGGCTGCGTCCAGCCAGTATTCCAATGCTGCTCCCAATCTGGATCTTGAATTTTTAAAAGAACATATCACTAATCACGTCCCGGCATCATCTGATCAAACGCAAAAGGCGGCTGCCAACGCCGCGGAGGTCGACGGCATTTATATCGGCAATGCCGGACTCGTACTGCTGGCGCCGTTTCTGAGTGAATACCTGAAAGCCTGCGGCGCGATCGAAAATGACGAACTGACCGACCCCGACCTGGCGGTGCACGCCATTCAATACCTCGCGACCGGGCAGCAATGCACCACCGAAAACGAGCTGGTACTCAACAAGATTCTCTGCGGAATACCCCTCGAAGCGGAGGTTTTGCGGGAAGTTGAACTGCCCGAAGCGATCAGGAATGAGGCGGACAAACTCATGGAGGCGGTCATTTTTTATTGGGATGTTTTGAAGGATACGAGCATCGCCGGGCTGCAAAACAGTTTTCTGCAAAGAGGCGGCAAAATTTCCGTACACGACGACGGCGACTGGCTCCTTCAAGTGGAGCAGGCCGGCTATGATCTGCTCCTGGCGCATTTGCCCTGGACTTATTCGATCATCAAACTACCGGTCATGACCAAAACGCTCTGGGTCGAATGGGCCTGA